Proteins encoded in a region of the Flammeovirga yaeyamensis genome:
- a CDS encoding glycoside hydrolase family 16 protein: MKNYLFVFFSFFFFSCQTSNDVVEEEKETLEPAQDFTLVWYDEFDYQGLPDETKWGYEEGLVRNSEEQFFTKSRIENAEVKGGHLHIKAIQEDYKGAKYSSASLHTNGTFDFTYGRVEVRAKVPKGRGVWPAIWTLGSNINEVGWPKCGEIDIMEYVGFMPDTIHGTIHTQSYNHMTETDRGGKYQLVDPWAEFHEYAMEWYPDSIHIYVDDQKYFTQVNDGSGIDSWPFQEASQYLIINLAIGGTWGGMQGVDESIFPQELIVDYVRIYEYINNKN, translated from the coding sequence ATGAAAAACTACTTATTTGTCTTTTTTTCTTTCTTTTTCTTCTCGTGCCAAACATCAAATGATGTGGTTGAAGAAGAAAAAGAAACACTAGAACCTGCTCAAGATTTTACTTTAGTTTGGTACGATGAGTTCGATTATCAAGGATTGCCAGATGAAACAAAATGGGGATATGAAGAGGGATTGGTAAGAAATAGCGAAGAACAATTTTTTACCAAATCACGTATCGAAAATGCAGAAGTGAAAGGGGGACATCTTCATATTAAAGCAATACAAGAAGACTATAAAGGAGCAAAATATTCCTCTGCTAGTCTTCATACGAATGGTACTTTCGATTTTACTTACGGACGAGTAGAAGTAAGAGCTAAAGTACCGAAAGGAAGAGGAGTTTGGCCAGCGATATGGACTTTAGGAAGTAATATAAACGAAGTAGGTTGGCCAAAATGTGGTGAGATTGATATCATGGAATATGTTGGTTTTATGCCTGATACTATCCATGGGACGATACATACCCAAAGTTATAATCATATGACGGAAACCGATAGAGGGGGTAAATATCAATTGGTCGATCCATGGGCAGAATTCCACGAATATGCCATGGAGTGGTATCCTGATAGTATTCATATTTATGTGGACGATCAGAAATATTTCACTCAAGTAAACGATGGAAGTGGTATCGACTCATGGCCTTTTCAAGAAGCTTCACAATATCTGATCATCAATTTGGCTATTGGTGGTACTTGGGGCGGAATGCAAGGAGTAGATGAATCCATTTTTCCACAAGAATTAATTGTGGATTATGTTAGGATCTATGAATACATAAACAATAAGAACTAA
- a CDS encoding InlB B-repeat-containing protein: protein MKNKLLFTIGLLFTLFTGRLYAQTVDVTFSVDMKNVEAYDKVFITGDVTGWSNQEITAPASGSIYTVTLTLDAATNVYTYRFVAKNGDSEIWEPVPAECIQWDNRWFETPAENATLQTVCFGECAPCAASSVYTIGSTVTPDASGTVSGTGDFEENTDITLTATPNDGYRFVQWKLGDTQVGTSSELAVKVTENQTYEAVFILASDLPKYVITTEVTPENSGEVTGAGEYIEGDEATISATAKDGFVFVEWKQGDESITTETDYTFNVTEAQTFTAVFVSESNTREVTLQSSSEEAGTVSGEGQFASGSDVTVLAEANDDYAFLYWMAGEDIVSYAAEYTFTLDNDITLIAHFIAVEEAEFVEVSSNSVPMYGGTIEGAKEYIVNTEATLIATAKDGYSFVNWTVDGEEVSTEVEYSFIVTEEITVEANFESITGNYFNISAGLEPADGGKILGLGEYAENATAVLEAKSGIGFDFVKWTKGGEDVSTEAVYAFTVTADVDDIVAHFVSNIPENAISVTFQVDMKGQEYEKIAITGDVTEWGKFGIMEKTGDGEIHAITLQLDPTKEVYAYRFVTMTEDEEEDLWETVPGDCNFWEEHRPFTPNNATSDIVLDVICFGECTSCSDSTNPSGPTSVEDGLDDIKIVAYPNPVESNLTLKGFNTTNEYSVYVYSSEGRLLHKQTVLGQELTTIDFTKFNQGIYHVVINSKDQHKVVKILK, encoded by the coding sequence ATGAAGAACAAATTACTATTCACAATAGGGCTACTATTTACCCTATTTACCGGAAGACTTTATGCACAAACAGTAGATGTTACGTTTAGTGTAGACATGAAAAATGTGGAAGCCTATGACAAAGTGTTTATTACTGGAGATGTCACAGGTTGGTCAAATCAAGAAATAACTGCACCTGCTAGTGGATCTATTTACACTGTAACACTAACTTTAGATGCTGCAACTAATGTATACACTTATCGTTTTGTGGCAAAAAATGGTGATTCTGAGATTTGGGAACCTGTTCCTGCAGAATGTATCCAATGGGATAATAGATGGTTCGAAACACCAGCAGAAAATGCCACTTTACAAACAGTTTGTTTTGGTGAATGTGCTCCATGTGCTGCTTCGTCTGTATATACAATTGGAAGCACTGTAACGCCAGATGCAAGTGGTACAGTAAGTGGTACAGGAGACTTTGAAGAAAACACTGATATCACTTTAACTGCTACTCCTAACGATGGTTACCGTTTTGTACAATGGAAACTAGGTGATACTCAAGTAGGCACGTCTTCAGAATTAGCAGTTAAAGTAACTGAAAACCAAACGTATGAAGCAGTATTTATTTTAGCATCTGATTTACCAAAATATGTGATTACAACAGAGGTGACTCCAGAAAATTCGGGAGAAGTAACAGGTGCAGGAGAATATATTGAAGGGGATGAAGCGACTATCTCAGCAACTGCAAAGGATGGTTTTGTATTCGTTGAATGGAAACAAGGAGACGAGTCGATAACAACAGAGACGGACTATACTTTTAATGTTACAGAAGCCCAAACATTTACTGCTGTTTTTGTTTCAGAATCGAATACAAGAGAAGTGACTTTACAATCGTCTTCAGAAGAGGCAGGAACAGTTTCAGGTGAAGGACAGTTTGCTTCTGGATCAGATGTTACTGTATTAGCAGAAGCTAACGATGATTATGCTTTCTTGTACTGGATGGCTGGTGAAGATATTGTTTCTTATGCAGCAGAATATACATTTACATTAGATAATGATATCACTTTAATAGCTCACTTTATAGCTGTGGAAGAAGCTGAATTTGTTGAAGTTTCATCGAATAGCGTTCCAATGTATGGTGGTACGATTGAAGGAGCAAAAGAATACATTGTTAATACGGAGGCGACTCTAATAGCCACTGCGAAAGATGGTTACTCTTTTGTGAATTGGACTGTTGATGGTGAAGAAGTATCCACTGAAGTCGAGTATTCTTTTATAGTGACAGAAGAGATTACTGTGGAGGCCAATTTCGAATCGATTACTGGTAATTACTTTAACATATCGGCTGGTTTAGAACCTGCAGATGGTGGTAAAATCTTAGGCTTAGGTGAGTATGCAGAAAATGCAACTGCTGTACTAGAAGCAAAATCGGGTATTGGTTTTGACTTTGTAAAATGGACAAAAGGTGGAGAAGATGTCTCAACTGAAGCAGTATATGCATTTACAGTAACTGCAGATGTAGATGATATTGTGGCTCACTTTGTATCAAATATTCCGGAAAATGCCATTAGCGTTACTTTCCAAGTGGATATGAAAGGTCAGGAATATGAGAAAATTGCCATTACAGGTGATGTCACCGAGTGGGGTAAATTTGGTATCATGGAAAAAACAGGTGATGGAGAAATCCATGCAATAACACTACAATTAGATCCAACAAAAGAGGTGTATGCTTACCGTTTTGTAACCATGACCGAAGACGAAGAAGAAGATCTTTGGGAGACGGTTCCTGGAGATTGTAACTTCTGGGAAGAACACCGCCCTTTCACTCCAAATAATGCCACTTCTGATATTGTACTTGATGTGATCTGTTTCGGAGAATGTACTTCTTGCTCTGACAGCACAAACCCTTCTGGGCCGACATCGGTAGAAGATGGTTTAGATGATATTAAAATCGTTGCTTATCCTAACCCGGTAGAAAGCAACCTTACATTAAAAGGATTCAATACAACAAATGAATATAGTGTATATGTGTATTCTTCTGAGGGAAGACTATTACATAAACAGACAGTTCTTGGACAGGAATTAACTACAATTGACTTTACTAAATTTAATCAAGGTATTTATCATGTAGTCATTAATTCTAAAGATCAACACAAGGTAGTGAAGATCTTAAAGTAA
- a CDS encoding TonB-dependent receptor, protein MKLRLLFIRLKVVLLLLIVSQFAGAAEKPETQQFNFNFTNTTLEVVFEEIESTSSYRFFYNPDAINTSERISINAQNLDINSLMDKVLMGTDIGYHLQKHQIALYEKSTAIPVEQEEQDTGILIEGRVTDENQMPIVGASIIEKGTFNGIVTQFDGQFKLKVKDADAEIEISSIGYFSQTLKVGSQTKFDVSLQEDVEQLEEVIVVGYSTQKKENVTGSVAAVKGDDIVDVPATTISNSLAGRMPGVIVTNSSGAPGADEATIRIRGFDNPLVIVDGVETEFNRLDPNDIASISVLKDASAAIYGARAGNGVILVTTKRGQAGKTTVKLSTSYGAQSSIIRPEYVNATQYMDLVNDYAPGTYLDDDYSPYLNGQKQSTDWYGETFRDSAPIFRGNVNVSGGSEKVRYFLSYGYMDQASILQSNATNYNQHNIRSNINVNLTNNLELRLDLAYRQENRMEPGVSLGEIMTLTSFSNPMVPAYYPDRSYPVDNGSNLIGPNFVSRRDVSGYNKNDYGNTSANVVLNYKMPFLKGMSAKAFFNYTAWDTRGKHWQTDYSFYHYDESSDIYSEIVAKDISQITLTESYNQGKSITSQFFLNYDKTFGDHTIGALLLGEFISSDGSFVGATRGSFISSAVDQMYASSTERQNTEGFAWQDGRASFVGRLNYNYKEKYLAEATFRYDASPRFSEDHRWGLFPSFSLGWRISEENFLKNSEIVDNLKVRASVGKSGYDGIGNFNYLTGYIYGDAYVVNGSPTAGLVTKGMANPKATWETMTMYNVGVDFGLFKGIIYGEFDAFMRTREDILGKRDQSLPSTFGAYLPDENINSQVAQGFELLLGHKKTIKNFKYDISGNVSVSKSKWDHYDEPEYLDDETRARYQQSGQYVNRYFGYKALGLFTSDEEIKGWADQDGDLNNGVNHDIQPGDIKYLDYNGDGIINDLDKHVIGKGSIPEIFYGINVMLQWKNFDFSMLWQGASGFNVVFSQEAQQPFYNKATPLAMFMDRWTEDNNDPNAKFPRTVANSGNPNNYDKESSFWLQDGSYFRLKNVSLGYSLPTRIANKIGMENLRASVSGLNLFTFTDVYPFDPETPTGGRGWDYPQQKTVMMKLDLTF, encoded by the coding sequence ATGAAACTAAGGTTATTATTTATCCGACTGAAGGTTGTACTATTGCTCTTAATTGTTTCTCAATTTGCCGGTGCGGCAGAGAAACCAGAAACACAACAGTTTAATTTTAATTTTACGAATACTACCCTAGAAGTAGTATTTGAAGAAATTGAGTCCACAAGTTCTTACAGATTTTTTTATAATCCAGATGCGATTAACACCTCTGAGAGAATATCAATTAATGCTCAAAACTTAGATATCAATAGTTTGATGGATAAAGTTTTAATGGGAACTGATATTGGTTATCATTTACAGAAACATCAAATTGCTCTTTATGAAAAATCAACGGCAATTCCTGTTGAGCAAGAAGAGCAAGATACAGGTATTCTAATCGAAGGGAGAGTAACTGATGAAAACCAAATGCCTATCGTCGGTGCTAGTATTATCGAAAAGGGAACATTCAATGGTATTGTTACTCAGTTTGATGGTCAGTTTAAATTGAAAGTAAAAGATGCGGATGCTGAAATTGAAATCAGTTCAATTGGCTACTTTTCTCAAACATTAAAAGTAGGTTCTCAGACAAAATTTGATGTGTCACTACAAGAAGATGTCGAGCAGCTAGAAGAAGTCATCGTGGTTGGTTATAGCACTCAGAAAAAAGAGAATGTTACAGGATCAGTAGCGGCAGTTAAAGGTGATGATATCGTGGATGTACCCGCTACAACCATCTCGAACTCATTAGCGGGTAGAATGCCAGGTGTTATTGTCACCAACTCAAGTGGTGCTCCAGGTGCGGATGAAGCAACGATTAGAATTCGTGGTTTTGATAACCCATTGGTAATTGTGGATGGTGTTGAAACAGAGTTTAATCGTTTAGATCCAAATGATATTGCAAGTATATCGGTATTAAAAGATGCATCTGCTGCAATCTATGGAGCAAGAGCAGGTAATGGTGTAATTCTAGTAACAACAAAAAGAGGTCAAGCTGGAAAAACAACCGTGAAGCTATCCACTTCTTATGGTGCTCAAAGTTCGATTATTCGTCCTGAATACGTAAACGCAACTCAGTACATGGATTTGGTAAACGATTATGCCCCAGGTACTTATTTAGACGATGATTACTCTCCATATTTAAATGGTCAGAAGCAAAGCACAGATTGGTACGGAGAAACATTTAGAGACAGTGCCCCTATTTTTAGAGGTAACGTAAATGTTAGTGGTGGTTCGGAGAAAGTGAGATATTTCTTATCGTATGGTTATATGGATCAAGCGAGTATTTTACAATCCAATGCGACAAACTACAACCAACACAACATTCGTTCGAATATCAATGTCAACTTAACGAACAACTTAGAGTTACGTTTAGACTTAGCTTACAGACAAGAGAATAGAATGGAACCGGGTGTTTCTTTAGGAGAGATCATGACGTTGACTTCTTTCTCTAATCCAATGGTGCCGGCGTACTACCCAGATCGTTCGTACCCTGTCGATAATGGTTCAAATTTAATTGGTCCAAACTTCGTATCACGTCGTGATGTTTCAGGTTACAACAAAAACGATTACGGTAATACTTCTGCCAACGTCGTATTAAACTATAAGATGCCATTCTTAAAAGGAATGTCAGCAAAAGCTTTCTTTAACTATACGGCGTGGGATACTAGAGGAAAGCACTGGCAAACGGATTACAGCTTTTACCACTACGATGAATCGTCTGATATCTACAGCGAAATAGTAGCAAAAGACATCAGTCAGATTACTTTAACAGAATCATATAATCAAGGGAAAAGCATCACTTCTCAGTTCTTCTTAAATTACGATAAAACATTTGGAGATCATACTATAGGAGCTTTATTATTAGGTGAATTTATTTCATCGGATGGATCTTTTGTTGGTGCCACTCGTGGTAGCTTTATTAGTTCTGCAGTAGATCAGATGTATGCATCTAGTACAGAAAGACAAAATACAGAGGGTTTTGCATGGCAAGATGGTAGAGCATCTTTTGTAGGTAGATTAAACTATAACTACAAAGAGAAATATCTTGCAGAAGCAACTTTTAGATACGATGCATCTCCTCGTTTTAGCGAAGATCATCGATGGGGATTGTTCCCAAGTTTCTCTTTAGGTTGGAGAATTTCTGAAGAGAACTTCTTGAAAAACTCTGAGATAGTAGACAACCTAAAAGTAAGAGCATCTGTGGGTAAATCTGGATATGACGGAATTGGTAACTTTAACTACTTAACAGGTTATATCTACGGAGACGCGTATGTGGTCAACGGAAGTCCAACAGCAGGTTTGGTCACTAAAGGTATGGCAAATCCAAAAGCAACTTGGGAAACCATGACGATGTACAACGTAGGTGTAGACTTCGGTTTATTCAAAGGGATTATCTACGGTGAGTTTGATGCCTTTATGAGAACAAGAGAAGATATCTTAGGTAAAAGAGATCAATCATTACCATCTACTTTTGGTGCTTATTTACCTGATGAAAACATCAACTCACAAGTGGCACAAGGTTTTGAATTATTGTTAGGTCATAAAAAGACCATCAAAAACTTTAAATATGATATCTCTGGTAACGTATCAGTATCTAAATCAAAATGGGATCATTACGATGAGCCAGAATATCTTGATGATGAAACAAGAGCACGATACCAACAATCAGGTCAGTATGTCAACAGATACTTCGGTTATAAAGCACTAGGTCTATTTACTTCGGATGAAGAAATTAAGGGATGGGCCGATCAAGATGGTGATTTGAATAATGGTGTAAACCACGACATTCAGCCTGGCGATATCAAATACTTAGATTACAATGGCGATGGTATCATCAATGATTTAGATAAGCACGTAATTGGTAAGGGATCAATTCCAGAGATCTTCTATGGTATCAATGTAATGCTTCAATGGAAAAACTTCGACTTCTCTATGTTATGGCAAGGAGCTTCAGGGTTTAACGTAGTATTCTCTCAAGAAGCACAGCAACCTTTCTACAACAAAGCAACACCTCTAGCGATGTTTATGGATAGATGGACGGAAGATAACAACGATCCGAACGCAAAATTCCCTAGAACTGTAGCTAACTCTGGTAACCCGAATAACTACGATAAAGAATCATCTTTCTGGTTACAAGACGGATCTTATTTTAGATTAAAGAATGTCAGCTTAGGGTACTCATTGCCTACTAGAATTGCCAACAAGATTGGTATGGAAAACTTGAGAGCAAGTGTTAGTGGTCTAAATTTATTCACCTTCACAGATGTATATCCTTTCGATCCTGAAACACCAACAGGAGGTAGAGGTTGGGATTACCCACAACAAAAAACAGTGATGATGAAATTGGATCTAACGTTCTAA
- a CDS encoding RagB/SusD family nutrient uptake outer membrane protein, whose protein sequence is MKRYIKKLSIIITLLSATSCSLVLDKEPLDIISDDQVWNDPNLIRANLVQLYHQAPTRRIFSWGYPWGGVWTDGVAEPADEPGSYCVISDEAVSGYSWADSRRINKSGYQRNDTYMKYWDYESIRGCNEFIEKIETGNISDDDKATLKAEARFIRAFIYFEKVKRYGGVPIITKAQTLDDPQEELYPARNTEQEVYDFIISECDELADLLPEAADQELGRANKYVALSLLSRAALYAGSIAKYGTVQLNGILGISASPDDYYRASLEASNKIITEGPYALFNAYEDKAENYQMLFIDPNHSEVIFSRDFTGIGKGHSYDYFNVVGGYGSGWGNYMQPTLELIDAYDMIDGSDGKIDWENVTGDLASVLANKDPRLHGTVVFDGNPYGDSQVDNYVIEADDGNGYELMYHKSNEINTWIVDGEEIALQNVGKNAYPITFDGGKSGFYMKKFVSMHDLRVPQQQSSTNWIEFRLAEILLNRAEAAVELGQNDIGLQAVNQIRERAGIAKLTSIDINEVRHERQIEMAFETHRMWDMRRWRIADQVMNNVFHGVTVVRRMPDNEYRYIKHSCDTREEGFDSFVPRYFNPDRNYYYPLGEEIVNNNPRILENPNY, encoded by the coding sequence ATGAAAAGATATATAAAAAAGTTATCGATTATTATCACCTTATTGAGTGCGACAAGCTGCTCATTGGTACTCGATAAGGAACCTTTGGATATTATCTCTGACGATCAGGTTTGGAACGATCCTAACTTAATCAGAGCGAATTTAGTACAGCTATATCATCAAGCACCAACAAGAAGAATCTTTAGCTGGGGATACCCTTGGGGAGGCGTTTGGACAGATGGTGTAGCAGAGCCAGCAGATGAACCAGGATCGTATTGTGTCATCTCAGACGAGGCAGTATCTGGCTATTCTTGGGCAGATTCGAGAAGAATCAACAAAAGCGGTTACCAAAGAAACGATACTTACATGAAGTATTGGGATTACGAATCAATTAGAGGATGTAACGAGTTCATCGAAAAAATCGAAACGGGTAATATTTCTGATGATGATAAAGCGACATTAAAAGCAGAAGCTAGATTTATTAGAGCATTTATCTATTTTGAGAAAGTAAAACGTTATGGGGGTGTGCCTATTATCACTAAAGCACAAACGTTAGATGATCCTCAAGAAGAATTGTATCCTGCAAGAAATACGGAACAAGAAGTTTATGACTTTATCATTAGTGAATGTGATGAATTGGCAGATCTTCTTCCAGAGGCTGCAGATCAGGAATTAGGACGTGCTAATAAATATGTAGCTTTATCACTTTTGTCTAGAGCGGCATTATATGCGGGAAGTATCGCAAAATATGGTACTGTTCAACTAAACGGAATCTTAGGTATTAGTGCATCTCCAGACGATTACTATAGAGCAAGTTTGGAAGCGTCCAACAAAATTATCACCGAAGGACCATACGCTTTATTCAATGCTTATGAAGATAAAGCAGAAAACTATCAAATGTTGTTCATTGATCCGAACCATTCAGAAGTAATTTTCTCTAGAGACTTTACAGGTATTGGTAAAGGGCATAGTTATGATTATTTCAATGTAGTAGGTGGTTATGGTTCAGGTTGGGGTAATTACATGCAACCTACATTAGAATTGATTGATGCCTACGATATGATTGATGGATCAGACGGAAAAATAGATTGGGAGAATGTTACTGGTGATCTTGCCTCTGTTTTAGCCAATAAAGATCCACGTCTTCATGGTACGGTAGTATTTGATGGTAATCCTTACGGTGATAGTCAAGTTGACAACTATGTGATTGAAGCCGATGATGGAAATGGTTACGAACTGATGTATCATAAATCCAACGAGATTAATACTTGGATAGTTGACGGTGAGGAAATAGCATTACAAAACGTAGGAAAGAACGCTTATCCAATCACTTTCGATGGTGGTAAATCGGGTTTCTACATGAAAAAGTTTGTGAGTATGCACGACCTTAGAGTTCCTCAGCAACAATCTTCTACCAATTGGATCGAATTCAGATTGGCTGAGATCTTACTTAACAGAGCAGAAGCAGCAGTAGAATTAGGACAAAATGATATTGGTTTACAAGCGGTAAATCAAATTAGAGAGCGTGCTGGTATTGCAAAGTTAACGTCTATCGATATCAACGAAGTGAGACACGAAAGACAAATCGAGATGGCTTTTGAAACACACAGAATGTGGGACATGAGACGTTGGAGAATTGCTGATCAGGTAATGAACAATGTATTCCATGGTGTAACAGTTGTAAGAAGAATGCCAGACAACGAGTATAGATATATCAAACACTCTTGTGATACAAGAGAAGAAGGATTTGATTCTTTTGTTCCAAGATACTTCAACCCTGATAGAAATTATTACTATCCATTGGGAGAAGAAATTGTGAACAACAACCCTAGGATATTAGAGAATCCTAACTACTAA
- a CDS encoding glycoside hydrolase family 5 protein, giving the protein MKLLKILVILGLLFGSACSSDDEVNVVDPDEDDDDITELPLNEVPQTRIDYLKKGVNLGHWFAQTSITEASLNSRFNDADFDFIENSGFTYVRLSIDESVLIAEEDYSQVNPQYLTILEDNIQKFIDRDIAVLFDFHTTDEFKNRVHEDIIFANKIKQFWGVAAKHFKKYDPDMLYFEVFNEPWTLNAEEWYDMQEDWVKVIRSNAPLHTIVVDGNLRVTENNWDDVEAFILQKPLDDKNIVYNLHCYAPMAFTHQAATWGWTTLQYIEGLEWPANTDNANSVKNNANKVEVTWAMDDYLRINWNKDELGKIIKKVGDWQKKYNVPVTCNEFGVYEYKSPKQSRLLYTQDMREALEENNIGWAVWEYDAGFKVIDRRNGQVVWVDGMQSALGL; this is encoded by the coding sequence ATGAAGCTTTTAAAAATTTTAGTAATTCTCGGATTACTATTCGGATCTGCATGCTCTTCGGATGATGAGGTGAACGTAGTTGACCCTGATGAAGATGATGATGACATTACAGAACTACCATTAAATGAAGTTCCTCAAACAAGAATTGATTACTTGAAAAAAGGAGTGAACTTAGGACATTGGTTTGCACAAACAAGTATTACAGAGGCGAGCTTAAATAGCCGCTTTAATGATGCTGATTTCGACTTTATCGAAAACTCTGGTTTTACCTATGTTCGATTGTCAATTGATGAGTCTGTACTAATTGCAGAAGAAGATTATTCTCAGGTAAACCCTCAATACTTAACAATATTAGAAGACAATATTCAAAAGTTTATCGATAGAGATATTGCAGTACTTTTTGATTTTCATACCACAGATGAGTTCAAAAACAGAGTGCATGAGGATATTATCTTTGCCAATAAGATTAAACAATTCTGGGGGGTAGCTGCCAAACATTTTAAAAAGTATGATCCTGATATGTTGTATTTCGAAGTGTTTAATGAGCCTTGGACGTTAAATGCAGAAGAATGGTACGATATGCAAGAAGACTGGGTGAAAGTGATTCGTTCGAATGCACCTCTGCATACAATAGTTGTAGATGGAAACTTGAGAGTTACTGAAAACAATTGGGATGATGTAGAAGCTTTTATTCTTCAAAAGCCACTTGATGATAAGAATATTGTTTACAATTTACACTGTTATGCTCCAATGGCATTTACACATCAAGCAGCTACTTGGGGTTGGACTACTCTTCAATACATAGAAGGTTTAGAATGGCCTGCCAATACTGATAATGCCAATAGTGTGAAGAATAATGCGAATAAAGTAGAAGTAACATGGGCTATGGATGATTATCTAAGAATCAACTGGAATAAAGATGAGCTTGGTAAGATTATCAAAAAAGTAGGCGATTGGCAAAAAAAATACAATGTGCCGGTAACTTGTAATGAGTTCGGTGTATATGAATATAAATCCCCAAAACAAAGTAGACTATTGTACACTCAAGATATGAGAGAAGCTTTGGAGGAGAACAATATTGGCTGGGCAGTATGGGAATACGATGCCGGTTTCAAAGTAATTGATAGAAGAAACGGCCAAGTTGTTTGGGTGGATGGAATGCAGTCAGCCTTAGGGTTGTAA